Proteins from a single region of Argopecten irradians isolate NY chromosome 7, Ai_NY, whole genome shotgun sequence:
- the LOC138328382 gene encoding uncharacterized protein, producing the protein MKYTVYCSCCTYESCLPYSVHISACRHISYTADKTTGCRPVEMKGFRPEVKDRKSEKNTLIRQLARNGTTPQPFVYRKKDILNYRAQERGHASRERHVKQQFTKQLKPYFNKANEDVSGLIFTQVNALRLQNDQLDEEKCEKDYIEKESKVCDQTNSNNTKSILRKAQVRLDFPEKYESETLKTTASYTTKISGCIVPSWLFQYNQPDLKIRVPSWIFQYNPQHTIFRPQPQAVYMMSSIIDQHIPPTEVPRDSGFQGSSVAPDEPQTKTRKDIFYETYVSNECGGERQTVGEDIEKKWNEVFEKEQPGIEAIADVDNQDQTNNLIDTDLAGDQAVEQWQGSEHSNDSMGVLSNALGSEHSNASMGMSSEAPGSEHSNVSKGMTSETLETEHGNVGSVTHSAILDLEWENGIVCTAMQSGETNQPQPMQSNMRAVYKDIHDSNAIPDAFLFSDGNNQFLETLVDINQLTDLNTDGNSYGDGSNDARRQNPALSTPNSESEYTAHVAVHNLPDRRNDVPGRSKQGPQSRRMMQRTHACHPQEAMRPQHAEQASSLEANQERSAASHSPLPQCLQQDPLIFDSISQGNVLKPAHDPGERPSRYYQVQRDKSMQAASGGQPATDLTRYQQAQQQQGQQHKLEQQQIQFQVQQEPHFQLNLPPLNLNRPLQTQAQHHRRQDAQATPHPADLTLSVQPEERSHPGFPAECIPITQNGNQGVVLLEAGHQAILLQQCSQRVTGGNHDLARQFLIHLVNGEFTSQHCGVIVCRKLQSALDRAQTGMFVSGHKGQYIKMSAEGSGGYGVVHRCQTVIVNGTGLEMVEFVRKRMPIRSFHEQEAMVYLDYGPQLPNTLEFLGIVKNYNYIDMFLEYAAGGSLVQWIQCRPNLDIMDSVGKDIIYKQMHNIVYHILCRTADFNRHNLAHRDIKAGNVLFKNKDRSGSSLVLADTGTTKSWEDIQRSGISILDGTPIFCAPEYEEVYTCPDNGRDFELCDGWETGATCFHVVTGQPLWAREKHRFMGLYGERNYRKHLRDYIVSEGWRICELINDIDQSQHPLATPLVMVISCLLEYHASRRKTASEVLQFTMFSEMRQKDIPHTANIPCPEVIPSPEDMPGQFPRFPENPYSKLVVKFGSSPIYIKYFKTKEGLSIHRLPADSEFQKQVEIHVPHCQNGYNLTCHTWDTKRKEYVLMNVRRVYRDVCVYLKPL; encoded by the exons ATGAAATACACAGTATATTGCAGTTGCTGCACATATGAGTCATGCCTAccatacagtgtacatatttCTGCATGCAGACATATTAGCTATACAGCGGATAAAACAACAG GGTGTCGACCCGTTGAAATGAAGGGATTTCGACCTGAAGTCAAGGATAGAAAGTCAGAAAAGAATACCCTTATTCGTCAATTGGCAAGGAATGGCACAACCCCACAACCCTTTGTATATAGAAAAAAGGATATCTTGAACTACCGTGCTCAAGAAAGAGGCCACGCTTCTCGTGAAAGACATGTTAAACAACAATTTACCAAACAACTGAAACCATACTTCAATAAAGCAAACGAGGATGTATCTGGTCTAATCTTTACACAGGTGAATGCCCTAAGACTACAGAATGACCAGTTAGATGAGGAAAAATGCGAAAAAGACTATATTGAAAAAGAATCAAAAGTGTGTGATCAAACAAACAGTAACAATACAAAATCAATCCTCAGGAAAGCTCAAGTCAGACTTGACTTCCCGGAAAAATATGAAAGTGAAACACTAAAGACAACAGCAAGCTATACAACTAAAATATCTGGATGTATAGTTCCTAGTTGGCTTTTTCAGTATAACCAACCAGACCTAAAGATACGTGTTCCCAGCTGGATTTTCCAATATAATCCACAGCATACCATCTTCCGACCCCAGCCTCAGGCTGTCTACATGATGTCCTCAATAATTGACCAACATATACCTCCAACAGAAGTTCCTAGAGACAGTGGCTTCCAAGGAAGCAGTGTGGCACCAGATGAACCACAAACAAAGACGCGTAAAGacatattttatgaaacttaTGTTTCAAATGAATGTGGAGGAGAAAGACAAACAGTTGGTGAGGATATTGAGAAAAAATGGAATGAAGTTTTTGAAAAGGAACAACCTGGGATAGAGGCTATAGCTGATGTGGACAACCAGGACCAAACTAATAATTTGATTGATACGGATCTGGCAGGTGATCAAGCTGTTGAGCAATGGCAAGGATCAGAACACAGCAATGACAGCATGGGAGTGCTATCAAATGCCCTGGGATCCGAGCATAGCAATGCCAGCATGGGCATGTCATCAGAGGCCCCTGGATCCGAGCATAGCAATGTCAGCAAGGGTATGACATCAGAGACGCTGGAAACAGAGCATGGCAATGTCGGCTCAGTGACACATTCCGCAATCCTGGACTTGGAATGGGAAAATGGAATTGTCTGCACAGCAATGCAATCAGGGGAAACAAACCAACCACAGCCTATGCAGAGCAATATGCGTGCCGTATATAAAGATATACACGATTCAAATGCAATACCAGATGCCTTTTTGTTTTCGGATGGAAATAATCAATTTCTGGAAACACTTGTCGACATTAACCAACTTACAGATCTTAATACAGACGGAAACTCTTACGGGGATGGTTCGAATGACGCCAGACGGCAAAATCCTGCATTGTCTACTCCTAACAGTGAGAGCGAATATACAGCACATGTTGCAGTACATAATCTGCCTGATAGACGAAATGATGTGCCTGGAAGATCCAAGCAAGGCCCCCAAAGCAGGCGAATGATGCAAAGAACACATGCATGTCATCCACAGGAAGCGATGAGGCCACAACATGCAGAACAAGCAAGTTCGCTAGAAGCAAACCAAGAGAGATCTGCTGCCTCTCATTCACCACTCCCGCAATGTCTGCAACAAGATCCTCTTATTTTTGACAGCATTTCACAAGGAAATGTATTGAAACCAGCACACGATCCAGGGGAACGTCCATCAAGGTATTATCAGGTGCAAAGAGATAAGTCAATGCAAGCTGCTAGCGGAGGACAACCAGCCACTGATTTAACAAGATATCAACAAGCTCAACAGCAACAAGGACAACAACACAAATTAGAACAGCAGCAAATACAATTCCAAGTCCAACAAGAACCACATTTCCAATTAAATCTCCCTCCTCTAAATTTAAACCGGCCACTACAAACTCAAGCACAACATCATCGAAGACAAGACGCTCAAGCAACACCTCATCCAGCAGATTTAACTCTGTCTGTACAACCCGAAGAAAGGTCTCATCCAGGTTTCCCAGCTGAGTGTATACCGATCACTCAGAATGGAAATCAAGGAGTTGTGTTATTGGAAGCTGGACACCAAGCAATACTACTGCAGCAGTGTTCACAGAGAGTGACCGGAGGGAATCACGATCTGGCAAGACAGTTCCTGATCCACTTAGTAAATGGGGAGTTTACATCACAGCACTGTGGGGTTATAGTATGCAGG AAATTACAATCGGCACTTGATCGTGCACAAACAGGAATGTTTGTATCTGGACACAAAGGCCAGTACATTAAGATGTCCGCAGAAGGCAGTGGCGGTTACGGCGTCGTCCACAGGTGTCAGACTGTTATAGTGAATGGAACAGGCCTGGAGATGGTGGAATTTGTGAGAAAAAGG atGCCAATAAGAAGTTTTCATGAACAAGAAGCAATGGTGTACCTTGACTATGGGCCACAACTTCCTAACACTCTTGAATTCCTGGGTATTGTGAAGAACTACAATTACATTGACATGTTTTTGGAGTATGCAGCAG GGGGTTCCCTCGTGCAGTGGATACAGTGTCGTCCAAATCTAGACATAATGGACAGTGTTGGCAAAGACATTATATACAAACAGATGCACAACATCGTATACCATATACTGTGTCGTACTGCAGACTTCAACAGACACAATCTGGCACACCGTGACATCAAAG CCGGGAATGTGTTGTTTAAAAACAAGGATCGCTCGGGAAGTTCTTTAGTTCTGGCAGACACAGGAACAACAAAGTCCTGGGAGGATATACAGCGATCGGGCATATCAATACTAG ATGGAACTCCGATCTTCTGTGCACCGGAATATGAGGAAGTATACACTTGTCCTGACAATGGTCGAGATTTTGAGCTCTGTGATGGCTGGGAAACTGGAGCCACATGCTTCCACGTCGTCACAGGCCAGCCTCTGTGGGCAAGAGAGAAACACAGGTTTATGGGACTTTATGGCGAACGAAACTATCGCAAACATTTACGAGActat attgtaTCTGAAGGATGGCGTATTTGTGAGCTGATCAATGATATAGATCAATCCCAGCATCCCCTTGCTACCCCTCTGGTGATGGTGATCTCTTGCTTGCTTGAGTATCATGCTAGCCGCAGAAAAACTGCCTCTGAAGTACTGCAGTTTACTATGTTTTCAG AAATGAGACAAAAGGACATTCCTCATACTGCAAATATTCCATGTCCCGAGGTCATCCCTTCACCAGAGGATATGCCAGGACAGTTTCCACGGTTCCCAG AGAACCCCTATTCAAAACTGGTAGTGAAATTTGGGAGTTCTCCTATCTACataaagtattttaaaaccAAAGAGGGACTCTCGATACATCGCCTTCCTGCTGATTCTGAATTTCAGAAACAG GTGGAAATCCATGTGCCACATTGTCAGAATGGATACAACCTGACATGCCATACATGGGatacaaaaagaaaagaatATGTTCTGATGAATGTGAGGCGTGTGTACCgtgatgtgtgtgtgtatttgaAACCATTGTAG
- the LOC138328390 gene encoding uncharacterized protein: MDLVNVTVDDLADSLRQFYAEARPKKTEMSADENQMYHKNTLINIRGAINRHLTDIHRDIDIIRDKQFKKANGVLDGLLKLRARSGTLKPTNHKEIIDKMHMERISTYLSNCSTNPIILRQNVWFNLSIHFVTRGMEFHHQLSTNSFTFHKNEPLDSEYVTINHSTQQKNYQGGIHSDEAPQDKRMYSTGTASCPVKMLKLLISKSDTVDGPCALFTQYKRNAVESPSTHEFWYTRKPLSKRTFSNFLADICKSAGVDKKYTPHCLRATAIQFLNDQGHETRHIMFMSSHKNESSLRSYTRNLSTCQKKAMSSALSTLSLPSEETTADHVGPVAEAPVGQIVTHDQARVPAINGNISHGSQITFAQNTSMTSAPGFFANATFHGCTINFTK, from the coding sequence ATGGACTTAGTCAACGTTACTGTAGATGATCTGGCAGATTCCCTCAGACAATTTTATGCTGAAGCTCGGCCAAAGAAAACAGAAATGTCTGCAGATGAGAATCAAATGTACCACAAAAACACTCTGATAAACATTCGAGGGGCAATCAATAGACATTTGACAGACATTCACCGTGACATAGATATAATCAGGGATAAACAGTTCAAAAAAGCTAACGGAGTGCTAGATGGTCTCCTGAAACTACGTGCCAGATCTGGCACTTTAAAACCAACTAATCACAAAGAAATCATTGATAAAATGCACATGGAAAGAATATCCACTTACCTCTCAAATTGTTCCACAAATCCAATAATACTCCGCCAGAATGTCTGGTTTAATTTGAGTATCCACTTCGTCACGCGCGGAATGGAGTTTCACCATCAGCTTTCAACCAATTCGTttacatttcacaaaaatgaacCACTTGACAGTGAATACGTCACAATCAACCATTCTACTCAACAGAAGAATTACCAAGGGGGGATACATTCTGATGAAGCACCGCAGGATAAGAGAATGTACAGTACAGGCACTGCCAGTTGTCCAGTAAAAATGTTGAAACtgttaatttcaaaatcagacACGGTTGACGGTCCTTGTGCACTTTTCACACAATACAAAAGAAACGCAGTTGAATCGCCTAGTACTCACGAATTCTGGTACACTAGAAAGCCACTTTCGAAAAGAACATTTTCCAACTTCCTTGCCGATATTTGTAAATCCGCTGGTGTTGATAAAAAATACACACCTCACTGCCTCCGGGCAACTGCCATCCAATTTCTGAACGACCAGGGTCACGAAACACGACACATTATGTTCATGTCTTCCCAcaaaaatgaatcttcactTAGATCATACACAAGAAATCTGTCAACATGTCAAAAAAAAGCCATGAGCTCAGCGTTGTCAACACTGTCCCTTCCTAGCGAGGAAACCACCGCTGATCACGTAGGCCCTGTTGCTGAAGCTCCTGTCGGTCAAATCGTCACTCATGATCAAGCACGTGTACCCGCGATCAATGGGAATATTTCTCATGGCTCTCAAATCACCTTTGCACAGAATACATCGATGACTTCAGCTCCAGGTTTCTTTGCTAATGCAACATTTCACGGTTGTACAataaatttcacaaaataa